A single region of the Chionomys nivalis chromosome 5, mChiNiv1.1, whole genome shotgun sequence genome encodes:
- the Inhbb gene encoding inhibin beta B chain produces the protein MDGLPGRALGAACLLLLAASWLGPEAWGSPTPPPSPAAPPPPPPPGAPGASQDTCTSCGGGGGGFRRPEELGRVDGDFLEAVKRHILSRLQLRGRPNITHAVPKAAMVTALRKLHAGKVREDGRVEIPHLDGHASPGADGQERVSEIISFAETDGLASSRVRLYFFVSNEGNQNLFVVQASLWLYLKLLPYVLEKGSRRKVRVKVYFQEQGHGDRWNVVEKKVDLKRSGWHTFPITEAIQALFERGERRLNLDVLCDSCQELAVVPVFVDPGEESHRPFVVVQARLGDSRHRIRKRGLECDGRTSLCCRQQFYIDFRLIGWNDWIIAPTGYYGNYCEGSCPAYLAGVPGSASSFHTAVVNQYRMRGLNPGPVNSCCIPTKLSSMSMLYFDDEYNIVKRDVPNMIVEECGCA, from the exons ATGGACGGGCTGCCCGGTCGGGCGTTGGGGGCCGCCTGCCTTCTGCTCTTGGCGGCCAGCTGGTTGGGACCCGAGGCCTGGGGCTCCCCCACACCCCCGCCGTCGCCCGCCGcaccgcccccgcccccgccaccCGGAGCTCCGGGTGCCTCGCAGGACACCTGTACGTcgtgcggcggcggcggcggcggcttcCGGCGACCGGAGGAGCTGGGCCGGGTGGACGGTGACTTCCTGGAGGCGGTGAAGAGACACATCTTGAGCCGCCTGCAGTTGCGGGGCCGGCCCAACATCACGCACGCTGTGCCCAAGGCCGCCATGGTCACGGCCTTGCGCAAGCTGCACGCGGGCAAGGTGCGCGAGGACGGCCGCGTGGAGATCCCGCACCTCGACGGCCACGCCAGCCCGGGCGCCGACGGCCAAGAGCGCGTCTCCGAGATCATCAGCTTTGCGGAGACAG ATGGCCTCGCCTCCTCCCGGGTCCGCCTGTACTTCTTCGTCTCTAACGAAGGCAACCAGAACCTATTTGTGGTGCAGGCCAGCCTGTGGCTGTACCTGAAACTCCTCCCCTATGTCCTGGAGAAGGGAAGCCGGAGGAAGGTACGGGTCAAGGTGTACTTCCAGGAACAGGGTCACGGTGACAGGTGGAATGTTGTGGAGAAGAAGGTGGACCTAAAGCGTAGCGGCTGGCACACCTTCCCCATCACGGAGGCCATCCAGGCCTTATTTGAACGGGGTGAGAGACGCCTTAACCTGGATGTGCTGTGTGACAGCTGCCAGGAGCTGGCCGTGGTGCCTGTGTTTGTGGACCCCGGTGAGGAGTCACACAGGCCCTTCGTAGTGGTGCAGGCCCGCCTAGGTGACAGCAGACATCGCATCCGCAAGCGGGGCCTAGAATGCGATGGGAGGACCAGCCTCTGCTGCAGGCAACAGTTCTACATCGACTTTCGGCTCATCGGCTGGAACGACTGGATCATTGCACCCACTGGTTACTACGGGAACTACTGTGAGGGCAGCTGCCCGGCCTACCTGGCTGGGGTCCCTGGCTCAGCCTCCTCCTTCCACACTGCTGTGGTGAACCAGTACCGCATGCGTGGCCTGAACCCAGGGCCCGTGAACTCTTGCTGCATCCCCACCAAGCTGAGCTCCATGTCTATGCTCTACTTCGATGACGAGTACAACATCGTCAAGCGGGACGTGCCCAACATGATCGTGGAGGAGTGTGGCTGCGCCTGA